From the Selenomonas sp. oral taxon 920 genome, the window GGATGCAGAATCAGTATGGAAAAAAATTAAGAGGTTTGATTTCTAAGAAATATCATCTGGATACTATTGTCAGAATGCATGGGATAGATGCTTTTGAAACCGAGGTTTCGGCGTATCCTTCAATTATCCGCATTGATAAACTAGAGGGCAAAATCAAATATGCAGATTGTAAGCAAGCCTTCAGCAGTGATGATGCTCCGGAATTAAAGATGTGGCTTCAAAGCGGAGATAGTGATTATGTGGGTACAAATTTCTCCGCAATGAAACTTAACAGTCCAAAGGGAACTGCTATGATTCCGCTATCGGAGCCAAATAAGATTAAAAACATTCTCAACCTGATGAACCAGTTCCCATCTCTTGAGGATTCCGGGGTAAAACTTGGTATTGGTCTTGCCACCGGTAAAGACGATGTGTATATCGTAAAATCACCAAATCTTGTTGAAGAAGAGAGAATGCTGCCCATGTTCAATATGAGAGATTGGAGAAGGCGCGGCAACACAGATTCAAATTGGTTAGTTAATCCATGGAATCAGGATGGTTCATTAGTTGATTTGTCAGACTTCCCAAGATTAAAACTATATTTTGAAACCCATAAATCCGATATTACAAGAAGGCATGTAGCAAAGAAAAACCAGAAAGCATGGTACAGGACGATAGACAAAATAAACTGGCAGATCCTTGGAGCACCAATGCTGTTATTCCCTGATATGGCTATGAGTGCTGACCCTGTATATAGTGATGGAACAAGATATCCATGCCACAATTGCTACTGGCTGGTATCGGATCATTGGGATATAAAGGTACTCGGCGGTTTATTAATGAGTGACATAGCCGAATCCTTTATTGACGCATTGGGCGTAAAGATGAGAGGTGGTACAAAACGTTTCCAAGCGCAATATCTTCGTTTGATTCATGTTCCGAATCCAAAGGATATTCCTGATGAAACCGCCGAGGAGTTAAAACTTGCATTTGAAACGAATGATAGAGCTGCGGCAAGCCGTGCAGCCCTTGTTGCATATGGTTTGGAGGGTAAATAATGAATCAGAAAGTGAAAGATGCGCTTCTTCAAATGTACAGAAATCTGAATGAGGCTGAAACGAGACAAGCTGAACGCGGTGTCCATGATCAGGGCGAACGGAGCAAAGTAACAGGTGGAAAACATATGAATCCTATTGCAGAAGCAATTCGGCAGGATCTTATTTCATGTGGCTTTGTGGATAAAGATGTTTACTATAAAGGTGGATGCTTGCGGCTCCCAGGATGGTTCAGGCCATCGAAAGATTGGGATCTGTTGGCTTTTGGAGATGACGAGTTATT encodes:
- a CDS encoding Eco57I restriction-modification methylase domain-containing protein — encoded protein: MAGNNGVIYTKKWVVKLVLDIAGYTSDLPLWKNVVVEPSCGHGSFVREIVERLIESAKRDGKFNANTLQNCVVCYELDENSVTISHSIAKEILILNGMNHEEAEKLSSMWVIHGDYLLADTVPCDYVIGNPPYLRATDIPAEAREKYCYQLSTMTKGCDIFVGFIEKGIKSLKDKNGVLGFICADRWMQNQYGKKLRGLISKKYHLDTIVRMHGIDAFETEVSAYPSIIRIDKLEGKIKYADCKQAFSSDDAPELKMWLQSGDSDYVGTNFSAMKLNSPKGTAMIPLSEPNKIKNILNLMNQFPSLEDSGVKLGIGLATGKDDVYIVKSPNLVEEERMLPMFNMRDWRRRGNTDSNWLVNPWNQDGSLVDLSDFPRLKLYFETHKSDITRRHVAKKNQKAWYRTIDKINWQILGAPMLLFPDMAMSADPVYSDGTRYPCHNCYWLVSDHWDIKVLGGLLMSDIAESFIDALGVKMRGGTKRFQAQYLRLIHVPNPKDIPDETAEELKLAFETNDRAAASRAALVAYGLEGK